Proteins found in one Geomonas subterranea genomic segment:
- a CDS encoding MFS transporter, which produces MSSDNGNAAIAVGSPAPGAYRGNDKLLLGIVLAVVTFWLFAQTTLNVAPDMRAELRIDESWSNLAVSITALFSGIFIVVMGGGADRFGRVRMALIGVVLSMVGSLFIAGSPTGTVVFLMTGRIIQGLSAACIMPSTLALLKAYYDGAQRQRAVSYWSIGSWGGSGLCSLFGGIVASTIGWRWIFWMAIAVSMISYLLIPGTPESRGEQSGERRRIDWSGLITFMISMVALNVIIGQGSKLGWTSMMILGLAAVFLVTAIAFLKIELSTENAFVDFKLFANSAYTGATLSNFLLNGAAGTLLVSLTLVQTGAGLSSLQAGLLTLGYLVAILATIRVGEKFLQLWGARKPMLLGCAITALGILLTCTTFLYARQYMIVAVIGFTLFGIGLGFYATPSTDAALSNVPQNQVGSAAGIYKMASSLGAAFGVAISAALFTGLSAGHLTYREGLFVGRTDNVQVRYAAAAALLFNAFMVIVAMIAILRTVSPGRKTEN; this is translated from the coding sequence ATCTCCAGTGATAACGGCAATGCGGCGATTGCAGTAGGCTCTCCGGCACCCGGCGCCTACCGGGGAAACGACAAGCTCCTATTGGGTATCGTCCTGGCGGTCGTGACCTTCTGGCTCTTTGCCCAGACGACACTCAACGTGGCTCCCGACATGCGCGCCGAGCTGCGGATAGACGAGAGCTGGAGCAACCTCGCGGTGAGCATCACGGCCCTGTTCTCCGGCATTTTCATCGTAGTCATGGGGGGGGGCGCCGACCGCTTCGGGCGTGTGAGGATGGCGCTGATCGGCGTTGTTCTCAGTATGGTAGGGTCGTTGTTCATCGCAGGTTCGCCAACGGGAACCGTCGTATTCCTCATGACGGGCCGGATCATCCAGGGACTTTCGGCAGCCTGCATCATGCCCTCCACCCTGGCACTGTTGAAGGCATACTACGACGGCGCGCAGCGGCAAAGGGCCGTCAGTTACTGGTCCATCGGTTCCTGGGGGGGCTCGGGGCTCTGCTCCCTGTTCGGCGGTATCGTCGCCTCGACGATCGGCTGGCGTTGGATCTTCTGGATGGCGATTGCGGTCTCCATGATCAGTTACCTGCTGATTCCTGGGACGCCGGAAAGCAGGGGCGAGCAGTCCGGAGAACGCCGGCGCATCGACTGGTCCGGTCTTATCACCTTCATGATTTCCATGGTAGCCCTCAATGTCATCATCGGGCAGGGATCAAAGCTTGGATGGACGAGCATGATGATCCTCGGACTCGCCGCGGTCTTCCTCGTGACGGCAATCGCCTTCTTGAAGATCGAACTGAGCACGGAAAACGCCTTTGTGGACTTCAAGCTGTTCGCCAACAGCGCGTACACCGGTGCGACCCTGTCCAATTTTCTGCTTAACGGTGCAGCGGGCACGTTGCTCGTCTCCCTTACGCTCGTACAGACGGGAGCGGGCCTTTCCTCGCTGCAAGCCGGACTGCTTACCCTCGGCTACCTGGTCGCCATCCTGGCCACCATCCGGGTCGGTGAAAAGTTCTTGCAGTTGTGGGGAGCGCGCAAACCCATGCTGCTTGGGTGCGCCATAACCGCCCTCGGCATCCTGCTCACCTGTACGACATTTCTCTATGCCAGGCAATACATGATCGTGGCCGTCATCGGGTTCACCCTCTTCGGCATCGGCCTGGGCTTCTACGCGACCCCCTCCACCGACGCTGCGCTGTCTAACGTCCCGCAGAACCAAGTAGGTTCCGCGGCCGGCATTTACAAAATGGCCTCGTCGCTCGGGGCGGCATTCGGAGTGGCGATTTCGGCGGCACTTTTCACCGGGTTGAGCGCCGGACACCTGACCTACCGGGAGGGCCTTTTCGTCGGGCGCACCGACAACGTCCAGGTACGCTACGCCGCCGCGGCTGCACTGCTGTTCAACGCCTTCATGGTGATTGTTGCGATGATCGCTATCCTAAGGACCGTCTCCCCCGGCAGGAAAACGGAAAACTGA
- a CDS encoding DUF2383 domain-containing protein produces MEKTEMIHRLNDLIQLDVDAVEAYEQAIKHIGYKDIAKRFREYQDDHRAHITNLTALVQQMGGTPVKPTPDLKGYLIEGFTALMSLTGAKQALEAMKSNEKLTNRTYQEAVDQPFPEDVMSVLRTNLSQEQRHLNYIDEILSIPRREL; encoded by the coding sequence ATGGAAAAGACGGAAATGATCCACAGACTGAACGACCTGATCCAGTTGGACGTCGATGCGGTGGAGGCCTACGAGCAGGCGATCAAGCACATCGGGTACAAGGACATCGCCAAAAGGTTTAGGGAGTACCAGGATGACCACCGTGCCCACATCACGAACCTCACCGCTTTGGTACAGCAAATGGGGGGGACACCGGTCAAACCGACCCCGGATCTGAAGGGATACCTGATCGAAGGCTTCACCGCCCTCATGAGCCTCACCGGCGCCAAGCAGGCACTGGAGGCGATGAAGAGCAACGAAAAACTGACCAACCGCACCTACCAGGAAGCCGTGGACCAGCCGTTTCCCGAGGACGTGATGAGCGTTCTGCGCACCAACCTCTCGCAGGAGCAACGGCACCTGAACTACATAGACGAGATCCTCTCCATCCCGCGCCGCGAACTCTGA
- a CDS encoding Hsp20/alpha crystallin family protein, with amino-acid sequence MAPNSLTERNDEMNVQAREETRSNERFIRPAVNIIETEEGLFVTADLPGATKERIDVNVEKGVLTISAPAAHSVPGSAVYREFELGSYFRQFTIPESLDHGKAKADFANGILTLRIPKAEIARPRRIEVQVS; translated from the coding sequence ATGGCACCCAACAGCTTGACCGAACGAAACGACGAAATGAACGTCCAGGCCCGTGAAGAGACGAGGTCGAACGAGAGATTCATTCGCCCGGCAGTGAACATCATCGAAACCGAGGAAGGCCTGTTCGTAACCGCCGACCTCCCGGGCGCAACCAAAGAGAGAATCGACGTCAACGTGGAGAAGGGAGTCCTCACCATCAGCGCCCCCGCGGCCCACTCCGTGCCCGGCAGCGCGGTTTACCGGGAATTTGAGCTCGGCAGTTACTTCCGCCAGTTCACCATCCCGGAAAGCCTCGACCACGGCAAAGCAAAGGCGGATTTCGCCAACGGCATCCTCACCCTGCGCATTCCCAAGGCCGAGATCGCCAGGCCGCGCCGCATCGAGGTGCAGGTGAGCTGA
- a CDS encoding amidohydrolase: protein MSPFVSFLSDRIKKALPMVEATYKDLHQNPELALQEARTAGIVAQKLREAGFEVTEKVGRTGVVGILKNGAGPTVMLRADMDALPMKEDTGVPYASTKEAVNAKGETVPVAHACGHDMHTSWLVGAATVLAQAREAWHGTLMTVFQPAEETAQGAQAMIDDGLLERFPKPDVILGQHLLQFRAGTVGYHAGQILTSGDSLLVRFFGKGAHGGMPQNGIDPIVMASAAVLRLQTIVSREISPQAQVVVTVGEFHGGTAENIIPAEAYIKLNVRTTDQAARDHVLAAIKRICVAEARASNAPKDPEFEEINSYPLTVNDAEVTRKVTDAFRGQFGDQLTEVPPQGASEDFGRYGNAWKAPYMYWFVGGTAPEKYDQAVREGAVDRLPGPHSPFWAPALYPTLQTGLETMLTAASVWLAK, encoded by the coding sequence ATGTCACCATTTGTCAGTTTCCTATCCGATCGGATCAAAAAGGCGCTCCCCATGGTCGAGGCCACCTATAAAGACCTCCATCAGAACCCCGAACTGGCGCTGCAAGAGGCACGTACCGCAGGCATTGTTGCGCAGAAGTTGCGCGAAGCGGGGTTTGAGGTGACGGAAAAGGTGGGCAGAACGGGGGTGGTAGGCATCCTGAAAAACGGCGCAGGCCCGACGGTCATGCTGCGCGCCGACATGGACGCATTGCCGATGAAGGAGGATACCGGAGTGCCTTACGCCAGCACCAAGGAAGCGGTCAACGCCAAAGGTGAGACTGTGCCGGTCGCGCATGCCTGCGGGCATGACATGCACACCTCGTGGTTGGTCGGCGCCGCGACGGTCCTCGCTCAGGCACGGGAGGCATGGCACGGCACGCTCATGACGGTGTTCCAACCGGCGGAAGAGACAGCCCAAGGGGCGCAGGCCATGATCGACGACGGCCTCCTTGAGCGCTTCCCCAAGCCAGACGTCATCCTGGGACAGCATCTGCTGCAGTTTCGTGCCGGTACTGTCGGCTATCATGCGGGACAAATTCTCACCTCCGGTGACAGTCTGCTAGTGCGTTTTTTTGGCAAGGGAGCGCATGGCGGCATGCCGCAAAATGGCATCGACCCGATAGTGATGGCATCCGCGGCGGTGCTGCGCCTGCAGACCATCGTCAGCCGCGAGATTTCTCCGCAGGCCCAGGTCGTGGTGACGGTGGGCGAGTTCCATGGCGGGACGGCGGAAAACATAATTCCGGCAGAGGCTTATATAAAGCTCAACGTGCGGACCACGGACCAGGCAGCGCGCGATCATGTCTTGGCAGCGATCAAGCGCATCTGCGTCGCCGAGGCCCGCGCCTCCAATGCACCGAAAGATCCGGAGTTCGAAGAGATCAACAGTTATCCGCTTACCGTCAACGATGCGGAAGTGACCCGAAAGGTTACTGATGCATTCCGTGGCCAGTTTGGTGATCAGTTGACCGAAGTGCCTCCCCAGGGTGCCAGCGAGGACTTCGGTCGTTATGGAAATGCCTGGAAAGCTCCCTATATGTACTGGTTCGTCGGCGGTACTGCGCCCGAAAAATACGATCAGGCGGTACGGGAAGGGGCGGTGGACCGACTGCCCGGCCCTCATTCGCCGTTTTGGGCGCCTGCGCTGTATCCGACCTTACAAACAGGTCTTGAAACCATGCTGACCGCTGCCAGTGTCTGGTTGGCAAAATAG
- a CDS encoding GGDEF domain-containing protein has translation MEMVQKARETLGEGGLKSVRFPEPLESAFDEYYRDKTLKHVRVALLTGLILYAVFGLVDGLLLPADRAHMWFIRYAVVCPTVIAGLAFTYLPHLRRFMQPVLSLVMLVGSLGIVSMVYYDPTPTKNYYYSGLLLLIMGAFTFVSLRLRYAVYWALATTLAYEAVAIYINHTDFTILTQNTFSIVATIIIGAFSNSLMENYLRRDFLNTNLLEHENRQLQKATLELRRLSISDPLTGLGNRRHFEVMLDQEWQRALRSESPIALIFLDIDVFKNFNDNYGHQAGDNCLKLVAQELGRFARRPGDTAARYGGEEFVLLLSGVGLADAATIAKGCRKAVEALQILHSHSPVAGVVTVSAGVAAMIPDLDADRQLLVEAADKALYRAKLKGRNMVVASSRQAEGRARQVYPQAASRR, from the coding sequence ATGGAGATGGTGCAAAAGGCCAGGGAGACTTTGGGGGAAGGGGGGCTGAAGTCCGTCCGGTTCCCGGAACCGCTGGAGTCCGCCTTCGATGAGTACTACCGCGACAAGACCCTGAAACACGTCCGCGTTGCGCTGCTGACCGGGCTCATCCTCTACGCGGTTTTCGGACTGGTGGACGGGCTGCTCCTGCCCGCGGACCGGGCCCACATGTGGTTCATCCGATATGCTGTGGTCTGCCCCACGGTCATCGCGGGGCTCGCCTTCACCTACCTGCCCCATCTCAGGCGTTTCATGCAGCCGGTCCTCTCGCTGGTGATGCTGGTGGGGAGCCTGGGCATCGTGTCCATGGTCTATTACGATCCGACCCCCACCAAAAACTACTACTACTCCGGATTGCTGCTCCTCATCATGGGAGCGTTCACCTTTGTGAGTCTCAGGCTGCGTTACGCGGTCTACTGGGCGTTGGCGACCACGCTGGCCTACGAGGCCGTGGCCATTTACATCAACCATACCGACTTCACCATCCTGACCCAGAACACCTTCAGCATCGTCGCCACCATCATCATCGGGGCATTCTCCAATTCGCTGATGGAAAACTACCTGCGTCGCGACTTCCTGAACACCAACCTTCTCGAGCACGAAAACAGGCAGCTTCAAAAAGCCACCCTGGAGTTGCGCCGGCTCTCGATCTCCGACCCGCTGACCGGCCTGGGCAACCGTCGCCATTTCGAGGTCATGCTCGACCAGGAGTGGCAGCGCGCGCTCCGCTCGGAATCCCCCATTGCGCTCATCTTCCTCGACATCGACGTCTTCAAGAACTTCAACGACAACTACGGACACCAGGCCGGCGACAACTGTCTGAAGCTGGTCGCGCAGGAATTGGGGCGGTTCGCCAGACGGCCGGGGGACACCGCGGCGCGCTACGGCGGCGAGGAGTTCGTTCTGCTTCTCTCCGGCGTCGGCCTCGCCGATGCGGCCACCATCGCCAAGGGGTGCCGCAAGGCCGTGGAGGCCCTCCAGATCCTGCACAGTCACTCTCCGGTAGCGGGAGTGGTCACGGTAAGCGCAGGTGTTGCTGCCATGATTCCCGACCTGGACGCCGACAGACAGCTGCTGGTGGAGGCCGCCGATAAGGCGCTCTACCGGGCCAAGCTCAAAGGTCGCAATATGGTGGTCGCTTCGAGCCGGCAGGCGGAGGGGAGAGCCCGGCAGGTCTACCCGCAAGCCGCCAGCAGAAGGTAG
- a CDS encoding cation diffusion facilitator family transporter, translating into MHAHADSHLDQSITGRFKYAIVLTSLTLVAELVGGIWTNSLALLSDAAHVFLDLFALLLTLGAIKLASYPVTETRTFGWHRTEVFASFINGSTVFLIAGIICYEAFERLLQPQAVKSLEMLIIAAVGLVMNLLSAGALHSHSHDDLNVHSAFLHVIGDAAASVGVIVGGIIMYFTNWYLLDAIISVGIGVIIFWGSWRVIRESVHILLEGVPRGIDINQVAFAMQEVKGVAEVHHLNVWTICSHIIALSAHVVVPDCSNSEQDEILRKIEEKLFQHFHISHTTLQVESARCTEAQGAKQFRHRPRAASLAHAHAHPHQHPHGTCQGHHHGHDHDHAH; encoded by the coding sequence ATGCACGCCCATGCCGACAGTCACCTGGACCAGAGCATAACCGGACGCTTCAAGTACGCGATAGTGCTGACCTCGTTGACCCTGGTGGCTGAGCTTGTGGGCGGCATCTGGACCAACTCCCTGGCACTTTTGTCCGACGCAGCGCACGTGTTCCTCGACCTGTTTGCCCTGCTCCTGACCCTGGGCGCCATCAAGCTCGCCTCCTATCCCGTCACCGAAACCCGTACCTTCGGCTGGCACCGCACCGAGGTCTTCGCCTCCTTCATCAATGGCAGCACCGTCTTTCTCATCGCCGGTATCATCTGCTATGAAGCCTTCGAGCGACTGCTGCAACCGCAAGCGGTGAAGAGCCTCGAGATGCTCATCATCGCCGCAGTCGGTCTGGTGATGAACCTGCTCTCCGCCGGCGCATTGCACTCGCACTCACACGACGACCTTAACGTCCACAGCGCCTTTCTCCATGTGATCGGCGACGCGGCCGCCTCCGTCGGTGTCATCGTGGGGGGCATCATCATGTACTTCACCAATTGGTACCTTCTTGACGCCATCATCTCGGTCGGCATCGGCGTCATCATCTTCTGGGGCTCTTGGCGCGTGATACGCGAGTCGGTGCACATCCTTCTGGAAGGGGTACCGCGCGGCATCGACATCAACCAGGTCGCCTTCGCCATGCAGGAGGTGAAGGGGGTGGCAGAGGTGCACCACCTGAACGTCTGGACCATCTGCTCCCACATCATCGCCCTCTCCGCGCATGTCGTGGTGCCGGATTGCTCCAACTCGGAACAGGATGAGATCCTGCGCAAGATCGAGGAGAAGCTGTTCCAGCATTTCCACATCAGCCACACCACGCTGCAGGTCGAGAGCGCGCGCTGCACCGAGGCGCAGGGCGCCAAGCAATTCCGACATCGCCCCAGAGCCGCTTCGCTGGCGCATGCCCACGCGCACCCGCATCAACACCCGCACGGCACATGCCAGGGACACCATCACGGCCACGACCACGATCACGCACACTAA
- a CDS encoding Hsp20/alpha crystallin family protein — MATLVPEKWREALEHVQDKVGTLLNNLVPAKKEERTLENMTADAIPAFMQRGGPLVDMHETAEELVVRVEVPGMKKEDFTVELVDRRLTIRGEKKVVREEKGASGGFLSECRYGSFSRSVLLPYPVEEDKIRADLKHGVLTIRLPKPEQQRGTGHRIPIS, encoded by the coding sequence ATGGCAACCCTCGTACCTGAAAAGTGGCGCGAAGCCCTTGAACATGTACAGGACAAGGTGGGCACCCTCTTGAACAACTTGGTGCCCGCAAAGAAAGAGGAACGGACGCTGGAAAACATGACAGCCGATGCCATTCCGGCGTTCATGCAGCGAGGCGGTCCACTGGTCGACATGCACGAAACAGCGGAGGAACTGGTGGTCCGGGTGGAAGTGCCGGGGATGAAAAAGGAAGATTTCACGGTGGAACTGGTCGACCGGCGCCTGACCATCAGGGGCGAGAAAAAGGTGGTGCGGGAAGAAAAAGGAGCCTCGGGAGGCTTCCTGTCCGAGTGCCGCTACGGCAGCTTCTCCCGCAGCGTTCTCCTGCCGTACCCGGTAGAGGAAGACAAGATCAGGGCGGACCTCAAGCACGGGGTCCTCACCATCCGGCTTCCCAAGCCGGAACAGCAGCGCGGCACCGGGCATCGCATCCCCATTTCCTGA
- a CDS encoding trimeric intracellular cation channel family protein, with the protein MEPVGITLVKKELTVDHLVLILDLVGTFVFALSGAMAAVRRRLDLFGVLVLSFAAATFGGITRDLLIGAVPPAAINDWRYLAVSLLAGIITFFRHPTVNRLATRVLIFDAAGLGLFAVAGTHKALSYGLNPVMAALFGMVTGIGGGVARDVLLTEIPVVLRAELYALAALAGATVVVCGAALQFPSALVSVVGAAFCFGLRYMAIRNSWKLPVAGGHEEPTEETQGTRDVKK; encoded by the coding sequence ATGGAACCCGTTGGGATCACGCTGGTGAAAAAGGAACTGACGGTGGATCACCTCGTACTGATACTCGATCTGGTCGGCACCTTCGTCTTTGCCCTCAGCGGAGCCATGGCGGCCGTTCGGCGACGGCTTGATCTCTTCGGGGTGCTGGTGCTCTCCTTTGCGGCAGCCACCTTCGGCGGGATCACCCGCGACCTTCTGATAGGAGCAGTGCCCCCGGCGGCGATCAACGACTGGCGTTATCTCGCGGTGTCGCTTTTGGCGGGAATCATCACCTTCTTCCGGCATCCCACGGTAAATCGGCTGGCAACCCGCGTTCTCATCTTCGATGCAGCAGGGCTGGGGCTCTTCGCGGTCGCTGGAACGCATAAGGCCCTCTCCTACGGCCTCAATCCGGTCATGGCGGCTCTTTTTGGCATGGTGACGGGGATCGGCGGAGGAGTGGCGCGCGACGTGCTATTGACCGAGATTCCTGTGGTCTTGCGAGCGGAGCTTTATGCCCTTGCCGCCTTGGCCGGTGCGACCGTGGTTGTCTGCGGGGCCGCGCTGCAGTTCCCGTCCGCCCTGGTATCGGTCGTGGGAGCGGCCTTTTGTTTCGGGCTGAGGTACATGGCCATCCGCAACAGCTGGAAGCTCCCCGTAGCCGGCGGTCATGAAGAGCCCACTGAGGAAACGCAGGGGACTCGAGACGTGAAAAAATGA
- a CDS encoding YhdH/YhfP family quinone oxidoreductase: protein MQTRTSFKALVVEKGGDQTFTRSIKERDINELDAGELLVRVSYSSLNYKDALSATGHPGVTRQFPHTPGIDAAGEVVSCSDGSFTPGDQVLVTGHDLGMETDGGWGEYIRVPSSWGVPLPSGLSLRESMILGTAGFTAGLSVLKLERAGVRPESGDILVTGATGGVGTLAVSILAKAGYRVVAATGKMGDVPFLTEMGAAEVISREEVTAGGERPLMKERWAGAVDVVGGETLAAVLKSTRYGGTVTCCGLVGSADLPVNVHPFILRAVTLVGIDSSRCPTLTRLEVWQRLAGAWRPAFLEQMATEVTLEGLEEKIGRILRGGVRGRVLVRL, encoded by the coding sequence ATGCAAACCAGAACCAGCTTCAAAGCACTGGTAGTAGAGAAGGGGGGGGACCAGACCTTCACCAGGAGCATTAAAGAGCGGGACATAAACGAACTGGATGCGGGTGAGCTTTTAGTGCGGGTGAGCTATTCCTCGCTGAACTACAAGGACGCCCTCTCCGCCACCGGACATCCCGGCGTAACCAGGCAGTTCCCGCATACCCCGGGCATCGACGCCGCGGGAGAGGTGGTCTCCTGCAGCGATGGCAGCTTCACCCCCGGCGACCAGGTGCTGGTCACGGGGCACGACCTCGGCATGGAAACCGACGGAGGGTGGGGCGAGTACATCCGGGTCCCCTCGTCATGGGGGGTGCCGCTTCCATCCGGACTCTCCCTGCGTGAGAGCATGATCCTGGGGACGGCCGGGTTCACGGCAGGGCTTTCGGTGTTGAAGCTGGAGCGGGCGGGGGTAAGGCCGGAATCGGGCGACATCCTGGTCACTGGCGCAACCGGCGGCGTCGGGACCCTTGCCGTCAGCATCCTGGCCAAGGCGGGGTACCGGGTGGTGGCCGCCACGGGAAAGATGGGGGATGTCCCCTTCTTGACGGAGATGGGCGCCGCGGAGGTGATTTCCCGGGAGGAGGTGACCGCGGGAGGGGAGCGTCCCCTGATGAAAGAGCGCTGGGCCGGGGCGGTGGACGTGGTGGGGGGCGAGACGCTTGCTGCCGTCTTGAAATCGACCCGTTACGGCGGGACGGTCACCTGTTGCGGGCTGGTCGGCTCGGCAGACCTCCCGGTCAACGTCCACCCCTTCATCCTGCGCGCCGTGACCCTGGTCGGCATAGACTCCTCACGCTGCCCGACCCTCACGCGCCTGGAGGTGTGGCAGCGGCTGGCCGGGGCCTGGCGTCCAGCGTTTCTGGAGCAGATGGCGACCGAGGTGACGCTGGAAGGGCTCGAGGAGAAGATCGGCCGCATCCTGCGGGGTGGCGTCAGGGGAAGAGTGCTGGTGCGGTTGTAA
- the trxB gene encoding thioredoxin-disulfide reductase: MEPIHHRLIILGSGPAGYTAAIYAARANLNPVLITGLQQGGQLMTTTEVDNWPGDPAGVMGPELMERMRQHAEHFGTQFIFDHISKAQVTAPPFVLEGDNGAYSCDALIIATGASAKYLGLPSEHAFKGKGVSACATCDGFFYRNKPVAVIGGGSTAVEEALYLSNIASHVTVVHRRDKFRAEKILADRLIEKTKNGNVTIEWNHQLEEVIGDESGVTGIRLRHKSGSDKLIDVHGCFIAIGHQPNTHIFEGQLEMDEGYIRTNCGYEGNSTATSTPGVFAAGDVQDRNYKQAITSAGTGCMAALDADRYLEMLKA; this comes from the coding sequence ATGGAACCGATTCACCATCGTCTGATCATATTAGGCTCAGGTCCCGCGGGGTACACTGCTGCGATCTATGCGGCGCGCGCCAACCTGAACCCTGTCCTCATCACCGGGCTGCAGCAGGGGGGGCAGTTGATGACGACGACCGAGGTGGATAACTGGCCGGGCGACCCGGCGGGGGTGATGGGGCCGGAACTGATGGAGCGCATGCGCCAGCACGCCGAACATTTTGGCACCCAGTTCATCTTCGACCACATCAGCAAGGCCCAGGTGACCGCCCCCCCGTTCGTGCTGGAAGGCGACAACGGCGCCTACAGCTGTGACGCACTGATCATCGCCACCGGCGCTTCCGCGAAGTACCTGGGGCTGCCGTCCGAGCACGCTTTCAAGGGTAAGGGTGTTTCCGCCTGCGCCACCTGCGACGGCTTTTTCTACCGTAACAAGCCGGTCGCCGTCATCGGCGGCGGCAGCACCGCGGTCGAGGAGGCGCTCTACCTCTCCAACATCGCAAGCCACGTGACGGTCGTGCATAGAAGGGACAAGTTCCGCGCCGAAAAGATCCTGGCCGACAGGCTGATCGAAAAGACCAAGAACGGCAACGTCACCATCGAGTGGAACCATCAGCTGGAAGAGGTGATTGGGGACGAGTCCGGGGTCACTGGGATCAGGCTGCGCCACAAGAGCGGCTCCGACAAGCTGATCGACGTGCATGGCTGCTTCATCGCCATCGGGCACCAGCCCAACACCCACATCTTCGAAGGGCAGCTCGAGATGGACGAGGGGTACATCCGCACCAACTGCGGCTACGAGGGTAACTCCACCGCCACCAGCACCCCCGGGGTCTTCGCCGCCGGCGACGTGCAGGACAGGAACTACAAACAGGCCATCACTTCCGCCGGTACCGGCTGTATGGCTGCCCTCGACGCCGACCGCTACCTGGAGATGCTCAAAGCCTGA
- a CDS encoding YifB family Mg chelatase-like AAA ATPase, which translates to MLAKVLASALLGIDAILVDVEVDITQGLPQLATVGLPDGAVKESKDRVKAALKNSGYDFPNRKITVNLAPADVKKEGASFDLPISIGILAATGVIKEELLKRYILLGELSLDGGVKPVRGCLSVAVAAREAGLAGIIIPAENVCEGGVVEGVEVIGVTELSQVVEFLNGNLSIDPYRADVEALFSQGCEAGDDFSEVKGQEHAKRALEVAAAGSHNLLMIGPPGSGKTMLARRIPSILPPMLFEEAIETTKVYSVMGLLEREHALISTRPFRSPHHTISDVGLIGGSNTPKPGEVSLSHNGVLFLDELPEFKQHVLEVLRQPMEDGRVTISRALSSVTYPSRIMLVAAMNPCPCGYLSDPVHQCSCTPLMIHRYRSRVSGPLLDRIDIHIEVPAVKYRDLADRGESESSAAIAARVAQSREVQKERFKGTKVRSNSQMTARMIRKFCEPDEAGSRMLEVVTDRLGLSARSYTRILKVARTIADLEGAEAIAEHHISEAIQYRSLDRKT; encoded by the coding sequence ATGCTTGCCAAGGTCCTCGCCAGCGCCCTCTTAGGGATCGATGCCATCCTGGTCGACGTCGAAGTCGACATCACCCAGGGACTTCCCCAACTGGCCACGGTCGGCCTTCCTGACGGCGCGGTCAAGGAGAGCAAGGACCGGGTCAAGGCGGCGCTGAAAAACTCCGGCTACGACTTCCCCAATCGCAAGATCACCGTCAACCTCGCCCCCGCCGACGTCAAGAAGGAGGGGGCCTCCTTCGACCTTCCCATCTCCATCGGCATACTCGCCGCCACCGGCGTCATCAAGGAAGAGCTGCTCAAGCGCTACATCCTCCTGGGGGAACTGTCGCTGGACGGCGGCGTGAAGCCGGTGCGCGGCTGCCTCTCGGTCGCCGTCGCCGCACGCGAGGCGGGGCTTGCCGGCATCATCATCCCGGCGGAGAACGTCTGTGAGGGGGGTGTGGTCGAGGGGGTAGAGGTGATCGGCGTCACCGAACTCTCCCAGGTGGTGGAGTTCCTCAACGGCAACCTCTCCATCGACCCGTACCGCGCCGATGTCGAGGCCCTCTTCAGCCAGGGGTGCGAGGCCGGCGACGACTTCTCCGAGGTAAAGGGGCAGGAGCACGCCAAGCGCGCCCTGGAGGTCGCCGCCGCCGGCAGCCATAACCTCCTGATGATCGGCCCGCCGGGATCAGGGAAGACCATGCTGGCCCGGCGCATCCCGTCCATCCTCCCCCCCATGCTCTTCGAGGAGGCGATCGAGACCACCAAGGTCTACAGCGTGATGGGGCTTTTGGAGCGGGAGCACGCGCTCATCTCCACCCGCCCCTTCCGCTCGCCGCACCACACCATCTCCGACGTGGGGCTGATCGGGGGGAGCAACACCCCCAAGCCGGGCGAGGTGTCGCTTTCCCACAACGGGGTCCTGTTCCTGGACGAGCTCCCCGAGTTCAAGCAGCACGTGCTGGAAGTGCTGCGCCAGCCCATGGAGGACGGCCGGGTCACCATCTCCCGGGCGCTCTCTTCCGTCACCTATCCCAGCCGCATCATGCTGGTTGCCGCCATGAACCCCTGTCCCTGCGGCTACCTCTCCGACCCGGTGCACCAGTGCTCCTGCACGCCCCTCATGATCCACCGCTACCGCTCCCGCGTTTCGGGGCCGCTACTGGACCGGATCGACATCCACATCGAGGTGCCTGCGGTGAAGTACCGCGACCTCGCCGACCGGGGCGAGAGCGAGAGTTCCGCCGCCATCGCCGCGCGCGTGGCGCAGTCGCGGGAGGTGCAGAAGGAGCGCTTCAAGGGGACCAAGGTGAGGAGCAACTCCCAGATGACCGCCCGAATGATCCGCAAGTTCTGCGAGCCCGACGAAGCGGGAAGCCGCATGCTCGAGGTGGTCACCGACCGCCTCGGCCTCTCCGCCAGGAGCTACACCAGGATCCTCAAAGTCGCCCGCACCATCGCCGACCTCGAAGGCGCGGAGGCGATAGCCGAACATCACATCTCCGAAGCCATCCAGTACCGCAGCCTGGACAGGAAGACGTGA